From the Natrarchaeobaculum aegyptiacum genome, one window contains:
- the rqcH gene encoding ribosome rescue protein RqcH, translating into MDPKRELTSVDLAALVRELESLEGAKVDKAYLYGDDLLRLKMRDFDRGRVELLVEVGEVKRAHTVAPERVPDAPGRPPQFAMMLRNRLSGADFAGVEQFEFDRILEFVFERDDGTTRIIVELFGQGNVAVTDGEYEVIDCLETVRLKSRTVVPGSRYEFPETRTNPLSISREAFGHEMDDSDTDVVRTLATQLNFGGLYAEEVCTRAGVEKAMDIDDADEDVYDRLYGAVERLAIDIRTGNVDPRLYVERESDDHDDDSDDSDDATERVVDVTPFPLEEYAEVAAEPADSFLAALDDYFFRLELEEEGEPDPTEQRPDFESEIAKYERIIEQQEGAIEGFEQEADALREQAESLYGNYGLVDDVLSTIRDAREAGHSWEEIDARFEEGSERGIEAAEAVVDVDGSEGVVTLEIDGEHVDVIVDQGVEQNADRLYQEAKTVEEKKEGALAAIEDTREDLEDAKRRRDEWELEDEPAEQAEEDGEDRDWLSMPSIPIRENEPWYDRFRWFHTSDGYLVIGGRNADQNEELVKKYLEPGDKVLHTQAHGGPVTVLKATDPSEAASADIELPETSIEEAAQFAVTYSSVWKDGRYAGDVYAVDADQVTKTPESGEYLEKGGFAVRGDRTYYYDTPVGSAVGIQCEPYTRVIGGPPSAIGGQAATTIELEPGRYAQADAAKRLYRRFRERFEDDSFVRKVASPDRIQHFMPPGGSRLADDSS; encoded by the coding sequence ATGGACCCAAAGCGGGAACTCACGAGCGTCGACCTCGCCGCCCTCGTCAGGGAACTCGAGTCCCTCGAGGGGGCGAAAGTCGACAAGGCCTACCTCTACGGGGACGACCTCCTCCGGCTGAAGATGCGGGACTTCGACCGGGGGCGGGTCGAACTCCTCGTCGAGGTCGGTGAAGTCAAGCGCGCCCACACGGTAGCTCCCGAGCGGGTGCCCGACGCGCCGGGACGACCGCCGCAGTTCGCGATGATGCTCAGGAATCGCCTCTCCGGCGCGGACTTCGCCGGCGTCGAACAGTTCGAGTTCGACCGCATCCTCGAGTTCGTCTTCGAACGTGACGACGGCACCACCCGGATCATCGTCGAACTGTTCGGGCAGGGCAACGTGGCCGTCACCGACGGCGAGTACGAGGTCATCGACTGCCTCGAGACCGTCCGGCTGAAGTCCCGCACGGTCGTCCCCGGCTCTCGCTACGAGTTCCCCGAGACCCGGACCAACCCGCTGTCGATTTCCCGGGAGGCCTTCGGCCACGAGATGGACGACTCCGATACGGACGTCGTACGAACGCTGGCGACCCAGCTCAACTTCGGTGGGCTCTACGCCGAGGAGGTCTGTACCCGCGCAGGCGTCGAGAAGGCGATGGACATCGACGACGCCGACGAGGACGTCTACGACCGACTCTACGGGGCGGTCGAACGGCTCGCGATCGACATCCGGACCGGGAACGTTGACCCACGGCTCTACGTCGAACGAGAGTCCGACGACCACGATGACGACAGCGACGACAGCGACGACGCCACCGAACGCGTCGTCGACGTCACTCCCTTCCCGCTCGAGGAGTACGCCGAAGTGGCCGCCGAACCCGCCGACTCGTTCCTCGCAGCCCTCGACGACTACTTCTTCCGCCTCGAACTCGAGGAGGAAGGCGAACCAGACCCGACCGAGCAGCGCCCGGACTTCGAGTCGGAGATCGCCAAGTACGAACGGATCATCGAACAGCAGGAAGGCGCAATCGAGGGCTTCGAACAGGAAGCCGACGCCTTACGCGAGCAGGCCGAGTCCCTCTACGGGAACTACGGACTGGTCGACGACGTCCTCTCGACGATTCGCGACGCTCGCGAGGCAGGCCACTCCTGGGAGGAGATCGATGCTCGATTCGAGGAAGGCAGCGAGCGTGGCATCGAGGCCGCCGAGGCCGTCGTCGACGTCGACGGCAGCGAGGGCGTCGTCACCCTCGAGATCGACGGTGAACACGTCGACGTGATCGTCGACCAGGGTGTCGAGCAAAACGCCGACCGACTCTACCAGGAGGCCAAAACCGTCGAGGAGAAAAAAGAGGGTGCCCTCGCCGCGATCGAGGACACCCGCGAGGACCTCGAGGACGCGAAACGGCGCCGCGACGAGTGGGAACTCGAAGACGAACCGGCCGAGCAAGCCGAGGAAGACGGCGAAGACCGCGACTGGCTCTCGATGCCCTCGATCCCGATTCGCGAGAACGAACCCTGGTACGACCGCTTTCGCTGGTTCCACACCAGCGACGGCTACCTCGTCATCGGCGGCCGGAACGCAGACCAGAACGAGGAGTTAGTGAAGAAGTACCTCGAGCCCGGTGACAAAGTCTTACACACCCAGGCCCACGGCGGTCCCGTTACTGTGCTGAAGGCGACCGATCCCAGCGAGGCCGCCTCCGCAGACATCGAGTTGCCCGAGACGAGCATCGAGGAAGCCGCCCAGTTCGCCGTCACCTACTCGTCGGTCTGGAAGGACGGTCGCTACGCAGGCGACGTCTACGCCGTCGACGCCGACCAGGTCACCAAGACCCCCGAAAGCGGCGAGTACCTCGAGAAAGGCGGCTTCGCCGTTCGCGGCGATCGGACCTACTACTACGATACGCCAGTGGGCTCGGCCGTCGGAATCCAGTGTGAACCCTACACGCGCGTCATCGGCGGGCCACCGTCGGCTATCGGGGGCCAGGCGGCGACGACGATCGAACTCGAACCCGGCCGATATGCGCAGGCCGACGCCGCGAAGCGACTCTACCGACGGTTTCGCGAACGGTTCGAAGACGACTCGTTCGTAAGAAAGGTCGCGAGTCCCGATCGCATCCAGCACTTCATGCCACCGGGTGGGAGCCGCCTCGCCGACGACTCGTCGTAA
- a CDS encoding DUF4870 domain-containing protein, which yields MATQPSTAAIESASSSETSLGPNGNVIALIAYLFSPLTGVLVYFLEQDNEFARYHGAQSVVFGLSVIGLYVALTVVMLVLGVVAGAIPVLGVALEMLLWLVSLLVSLVLWLGVFLAWLFLVFKAYQGDVVHIPVVTPVAQKYLL from the coding sequence ATGGCTACACAACCCAGTACGGCGGCTATCGAATCGGCATCATCGTCAGAGACGAGCCTCGGTCCGAACGGCAACGTGATCGCGTTGATCGCGTACCTGTTTTCGCCGCTGACGGGCGTTCTCGTGTACTTCCTCGAGCAGGACAACGAATTCGCGAGGTATCACGGCGCACAGAGCGTCGTGTTCGGATTGTCGGTGATCGGTCTCTACGTCGCCCTCACGGTCGTCATGCTCGTCCTCGGTGTCGTAGCTGGCGCGATTCCGGTCCTCGGCGTCGCCCTCGAGATGCTCCTGTGGCTCGTCAGCCTCCTCGTATCGCTCGTCCTCTGGCTCGGCGTGTTTCTCGCCTGGCTGTTCCTCGTGTTCAAAGCCTACCAGGGTGATGTGGTGCACATCCCGGTCGTCACACCGGTCGCCCAGAAGTACCTGCTCTGA
- a CDS encoding PadR family transcriptional regulator — translation MYDLTGFQRDLLFVIAGLDEPHGLAIKEELENYYEKEIHHGRLYPNLDTLVDKGLVEKGTRDRRTNFYTVTRRGQRELEDRRSWEDQYVEDIV, via the coding sequence ATGTACGATCTGACCGGATTTCAGCGCGATCTGTTGTTCGTCATCGCCGGCCTCGATGAACCACACGGACTCGCGATCAAGGAGGAACTCGAGAACTATTACGAGAAGGAGATCCACCACGGTCGGCTCTATCCGAACCTCGACACGCTCGTCGACAAGGGGCTCGTCGAGAAGGGGACCCGAGACCGGCGAACCAACTTCTATACGGTAACTCGGCGCGGCCAGCGCGAACTCGAGGACCGTCGGTCCTGGGAGGATCAGTACGTCGAAGATATCGTTTGA